In one window of Deinococcus aerius DNA:
- a CDS encoding branched-chain amino acid aminotransferase, with product MMTVKDIDWRTLGFGYIRTDLRYLSHWREGAWDAGTLTEDNRLHISEGSAALHYGQQCFEGLKAYRCRDGSVNLFRPDQNAARMARSCARLLMPTVPTETFIEACRQVVLANLDYLPPYGTGGALYLRPFMIGVGDNLGVHSAPEFLFSIFCVPVGAYFKGGLTPTNFVVSRYDRAAPNGTGAAKVGGNYAASLLPGREAKARGFGDAIYLDPETHTKIEEVGSANFFGITRDGRFVTPRSPSILPGITRASLLHLARERLGLDAREDDVYVDRLGEFSEAGACGTAAVITPIGGIQNGDHFHVFYSETEVGPVTRRLYDELTGIQFGDREAPEGWTLKVQ from the coding sequence ATGATGACGGTCAAGGACATCGACTGGCGGACGCTGGGCTTCGGCTACATCAGGACCGACCTGCGCTACCTCTCCCACTGGCGGGAGGGGGCGTGGGACGCGGGCACGCTGACGGAGGACAACCGGCTGCACATCAGCGAGGGCTCGGCCGCCCTGCACTACGGGCAGCAGTGCTTCGAGGGGCTCAAGGCCTACCGCTGCCGCGACGGCTCGGTCAACCTGTTCCGGCCCGACCAGAACGCGGCCCGCATGGCGCGCAGTTGCGCGCGGCTGCTGATGCCCACGGTTCCCACCGAGACCTTTATTGAGGCCTGCCGCCAGGTCGTGCTCGCCAACCTCGACTACCTGCCGCCCTACGGCACGGGTGGGGCGCTCTACCTGCGGCCCTTCATGATCGGCGTGGGCGACAACCTGGGCGTCCACAGCGCGCCCGAGTTCCTCTTCTCGATCTTCTGCGTGCCGGTGGGCGCCTATTTCAAGGGGGGCCTGACGCCCACCAACTTCGTCGTCTCGCGCTACGACCGCGCCGCCCCGAATGGGACGGGTGCGGCCAAGGTCGGCGGCAACTACGCCGCCAGCCTGTTGCCCGGACGGGAGGCGAAGGCACGCGGTTTCGGCGACGCGATCTACCTCGACCCCGAGACCCACACGAAGATCGAGGAGGTCGGCTCGGCCAACTTCTTCGGCATCACGCGGGATGGCCGCTTCGTCACCCCGCGCTCGCCCTCGATCCTGCCGGGGATCACCCGCGCCTCCCTGCTGCACCTCGCCCGCGAGCGGCTGGGCCTGGATGCGCGGGAGGACGACGTGTACGTGGACCGCCTGGGCGAGTTCAGCGAGGCCGGGGCCTGCGGGACCGCCGCCGTCATCACGCCCATCGGCGGCATCCAGAACGGCGACCACTTCCACGTCTTCTACTCCGAGACCGAGGTGGGTCCGGTCACCCGCCGCCTGTACGACGAGCTGACGGGGATTCAGTTCGGGGACCGGGAAGCGCCGGAGGGCTGGACCCTCAAGGTGCAGTAA